GGGCCAAAGATCGGCAGGGCATGGATCGGTGCAGTAGGTAGTGCAATCGACGCCGGCGGGGCTTTTGACGACAGTACCGGAGCCGGGTCCGCCCCCGTTATTCACTTCCGCGAGGAGGAGCGGGAAATTTTCTCGCACCGGCCACACGTGGAGGGCGCCCGAATTGGGATAGGGTATCTCATCCCCTAAGGTCATTTCCGTGATCCAGGCAGCAGTCCTGGTGCGCAGTGACGTTGTGGAAGTCCAGTGGCCCCCCGATTCAGGGTAGGTGCTCATGACATCGATTACGTTGTTAAAGGGATTGCCGATCGCAAGGGAAGGCATATTCCGGGACCGGTCGACAAGACTTGCCAGCTCATTTTTGTTCGGAAGCCTCCAATCCCTGTAACCGAGATAAGGCGAATCGGCTGAATTGAGGCAGACGCGCACAAAGCGGAGTGCTTCCTCCCATGTCTTCTTCGTTGCGACCGTGCAAAAATCGGGAGAAGGGGTGGTGGCAGGGTCGGGTCCGGCCGTCATGGCGTCCGTCGTCCACATAAGACCTGTCAAAGTATCGGTCACCGTCGAATCGCCGTTATCGATGAACCTCGGTGACAACCAGTAGGCGCCGGCGCGGTATTCGCCGTCCTGTCCCGTGCCCGGGCAGGGACCGGTCGCATAGCTTGAATCATAGCAGGTATTTTGCCCTGTCTGCGCCACCCGTGCCGGAGCGGTTCCCGTGCCGGCGGTAAGCCGCACTATCCAGGGGGAATATGAAGCGGTGGCGAGAAGGGTGCTACTCGATCCGCTGCCGCTCATCAGGCTTCCGTCAAGGGGATAAAAACCCCAGGCCCGTGGGAAATTCGAATCATCGTTCTGGTAAAAAGTGGAGGAAAAATAGTAATTGGGCTGCATCTTGAATCCCTGCCGG
The DNA window shown above is from Syntrophorhabdaceae bacterium and carries:
- a CDS encoding DUF1566 domain-containing protein: RQGFKMQPNYYFSSTFYQNDDSNFPRAWGFYPLDGSLMSGSGSSSTLLATASYSPWIVRLTAGTGTAPARVAQTGQNTCYDSSYATGPCPGTGQDGEYRAGAYWLSPRFIDNGDSTVTDTLTGLMWTTDAMTAGPDPATTPSPDFCTVATKKTWEEALRFVRVCLNSADSPYLGYRDWRLPNKNELASLVDRSRNMPSLAIGNPFNNVIDVMSTYPESGGHWTSTTSLRTRTAAWITEMTLGDEIPYPNSGALHVWPVRENFPLLLAEVNNGGGPGSGTVVKSPAGVDCTTYCTDPCPADLWPTGSSRYNLNKRVTLAAKPDKNSIFSGWSTDPPDLCPGKGNCAVTLSSDIIVTANFTSNPTLQLAPSSKNYGVAKTGRTAIASFTVVNRTTLGKQNLTIDSISLEGVDAGEFVIDPSKDKCSGKTLLPGKSCTFRVLFQPEVAGIKNARVTVLSADDPTGTTNTSHLSATAK